Proteins encoded within one genomic window of Triticum aestivum cultivar Chinese Spring chromosome 2D, IWGSC CS RefSeq v2.1, whole genome shotgun sequence:
- the LOC123049886 gene encoding uncharacterized protein — translation MATMGVGGAVKMIIGAKEERVVATGKAPGACPSCGGPVVATDVESERRILCLPLCLKSKRKYYCTRCFRRLVTVYS, via the coding sequence ATGGCAACAATGGGCGTGGGCGGAGCGGTGAAGATGATCATCGGGGCGAAGGAGGAGCGGGTGGTGGCCACGGGCAAGGCGCCCGGCGCTTGCCCGTCCTGCGGCGGCCCCGTGGTGGCGACCGACGTGGAGAGCGAGCGGCGCATCCTCTGCCTCCCGCTGTGCCTCAAGAGCAAGCGCAAGTACTACTGCACCAGGTGCTTCCGCCGCCTCGTCACCGTCTACAGCTAG